A stretch of Camelina sativa cultivar DH55 chromosome 18, Cs, whole genome shotgun sequence DNA encodes these proteins:
- the LOC109130492 gene encoding F-box/FBD/LRR-repeat protein At1g51370-like → MVGRKKRTTICDKELQKEDLISNLHEPLISEILLRLSTKDAVRTSLLSKRWRYLWQTVPGLDLALYDFLNINFSNIDAFFKFVERFFDSHRESWIRKLRLYLGYRHHICGLKSWIDAVTRPKIQHLDVNYYSSDEIPVSIYTCETLVHLRLEWVSLPNTEFVSLPCLKIMHLKRIRFTSDTTLEKLISGSPVLEDLKLFGCSNHNAIQLRSHTLKKIDMDMDHSSGFVIDAPLLQCLKTKIASTKDFQIISSGFPAKLDIDLQWRRRRPLERPPKKVIRDILADIRRVSDLVITSDILKEFFLYSKSRTVRQFRNLSRLHARFAICDIEMLPALLESCTKLESLIMVI, encoded by the exons atggtgGGTAGAAAGAAGAGAACCACAATATGTGACAAAGAGTTACAGAAGGAAGATTTGATAAGCAACTTACACGAACCTTTGATATCTGAAATACTTCTTCGTCTTTCTACTAAGGATGCTGTAAGAACAAGCCTTTTGTCCAAAAGATGGAGATATCTTTGGCAAACGGTTCCTGGACTGGACTTAGCCCTCTACGACTTCTTAAATATCAACTTCTCAAATATCGATGccttttttaaatttgttgagAGGTTTTTTGATTCCCACAGGGAGTCATGGATACGCAAGCTTCGGTTATATTTGGGTTATCGTCATCATATATGTGGTCTCAAGTCATGGATTGATGCTGTGACTAGGCCTAAGATTCAGCATCTTGATGTTAATTATTACTCAAGTGATGAGATACCAGTGAGCATATATACCTGTGAGACACTAGTACACTTACGACTCGAATGGGTTAGCTTGCCTAATACCGAGTTTGTGTCATTACCTTGTCTGAAGATCATGCATTTAAAACGTATTAGATTTACTAGTGATACCACACTTGAGAAACTTATCTCAGGCTCTCCAGTTCTGGAAGATTTAAAACTCTTTGGATGTTCGAATCATAATGCAATACAACTTCGCTCTCATACGCTAAAGAAAATCGACATGGATATGGATCACTCTAGTGGATTTGTTATCGATGCACCTCTACTCCAGTGTCTGAAGACTAAGATAGCCTCAACAAAAGACTTTCAGATCATCAGTTCTGGTTTCCCTGCCAAACTAGATATTGATTTGCAATGGAGGCGCCGCCGACCCTTAGAGAGACCTCCTAAAAAAGTGATTCGGGATATCCTCGCCGATATTAGGAGGGTCAGCGATCTAGTTATTACTAGTGATATTTTGAAG GAATTCTTTCTATACTCAAAATCGAGAACAGTGCGTCAGTTTCGTAACCTATCCCGCTTGCATGCTAGATTTGCTATATGTGATATTGAAATGCTGCCAGCCCTTCTTGAGAGCTGCACAAAACTAGAATCTCTCATAATGGTAATATAA
- the LOC104763425 gene encoding uncharacterized protein LOC104763425, protein MAKPGLAVPTKIKDNTRFYPYFKDCVGAIDGTHIPAMITGQDSSSYRNRKGQLSQNVLAACNFDLEFTYVLSGWEGSAHDAKVLNDALTRNTNKLIVPEEGTDADEIVDDGNNEEEQLHGTQNQQRVVANNWRATIAENMWT, encoded by the exons ATGGCTAAACCTGGGCTTGCAGTGCCTACAAAAATAAAGGATAACACACGATTTTATCCTTATTTTAAG GATTGTGTAGGGGCTATTGATGGAACTCATATCCCCGCAATGATAACTGGACAAGACTCGTCTAGCTACCGTAATCGAAAAGGACAATTATCGCAAAATGTGTTAGCTGcatgtaattttgatttagaatttacATATGTTCTTAGCGGATGGGAAGGTTCAGCTCACGACGCAAAGGTACTAAACGATGCTTTAACTAGGaacaccaacaaattaatagTTCCAGAAG AAGGAACTGATGCTGATGAAATAGTTGATGATGGGAATAATGAAGAAGAACAGCTTCATGGTACTCAAAACCAACAAAGAGTGGTTGCTAATAACTGGAGAGCAACTATAGCAGAAAACATGTGGACATAG
- the LOC104761381 gene encoding uncharacterized protein LOC104761381, with the protein MDTASSVAATRGGSLQNPSPTTPSRKEWRAGSDSQNVGDGSDYVDLEQLKLNRTDERTIYENGREQDGFSDSEMLQQQILNVSRKKGELQQLEIELRAQMFARHEIMEIQSNYESQFTEYANAAARMQEQLHEKERSIREAERKLEEKDRELHAIKLDNEAAWAKEGILREQNKELATFRRERDHSEAERSQNIHKISELQEHIQEKESQLSELQEQNRNAQETILYKDEQLREAQGWIARAQEIDALQSSTNHSLQAELRERTEQYNQLWHGCQRQFAEMERLHVHTVKQLQLELANVKEAGGSKTNSSGASQTIQNSGNQFDAHGNSAESANIGVRSNGKSSDNISSFTSADDKATQNNRVDGVSSSNLVTYGYHQAGQMTPLHSIFMHQQEISQLVQPQVPSPHFAQSVLLQKAVPDNSQMPTQNHVHPSQGVHGLVSSDLKSEYQVPANGQSFGQGYGDVQTSQGAQYGSTPSSTVNEQAVESGNGDYNGSNHLENNIQDISSQFRDALRLDSHAHNQKPEEVNGQVSPDEHNGATSIVAETLFSSGKPERNSESTLLDERSLLTCILRTIPAGGRIRISSTLPNRLGKMLAPLHWHDYRKKYGKLDDFVASHLELFVIEDDYIQVREGAQKIVAASAAAAKVAAAAAASSSSNSMYVAMTPMAQSQGLKKNDNTVQRGRQSSDYMGKQQRKV; encoded by the exons ATGGATACCGCTTCGAGCGTAGCTGCAACTCGTGGCGGTTCCCTTCAGAATCCGTCGCCGACGACTCCGTCGAGAAAAGAATGGCGTGCCGGTTCGGATTCACAAAACGTTGGAGACGGTTCAGATTATGTG GATTTGGAACAGTTGAAGCTGAACCGAACTGATGAGAGAACGATTTATGAG AATGGAAGAGAGCAGGATGGTTTTTCAGATAGTGAGATGTTGCAGCAACAGATTCTCAATGTTTCTAGGAAGAAAGGAGAACTTCAGCAGTTGGAGATTGAGCTTCGAGCTCAGATGTTTGCGAGACATGAGATCATGGAAATCCAGAGCAACTATGAATCTCAATTCACAGAGTATGCTAATGCTGCTGCTAGAATGCAG GAGCAACTTCATGAGAAGGAGCGATCTATTCGGGAGGCAGAGAGGAAGTTAGAAGAGAAAGACAGAGAGCTACATGCGATTAAACTGGATAATGAAGCG GCATGGGCCAAAGAGGGTATCCTAAGAGAACAGAATAAAGAACTTGCCACATTCAG GAGAGAGCGTGATCATTCTGAAGCTGAGAGGTcccaaaatatacataaaatatctGAACTTCAGGAGCATATTCAAGAGAAAGAGAGCCAGCTCAGTGAATTGCAGGAACAA AATAGGAATGCTCAAGAAACTATCTTGTACAAGGATGAGCAACTAAGAGAAGCGCAAGGTTGGATTGCCCGTGCCCAAGAGATAGATGCTTTACAATCATCTACAAATCATTCGTTGCAGGCTGAATTGCGAGAACGTACGGAGCAGTATAACCAGCTCTGGCATGGTTGTCAGAGACAG TTTGCAGAGATGGAGAGGTTGCATGTGCATACAGTGAAACAGCTTCAGCTTGAGCTAGCCAATGTAAAGGAAGCAGGTGGTTCCAAAACTAATTCCAGCGGTGCCTCCCAGACTATTCAAAACAGCGGGAACCAATTTGATGCTCATGGAAACAGCGCAGAAAGTGCAAACATTGGTGTCCGTTCAAATGGAAAAAGCTCAGATAACATCTCATCTTTTACTTCAGCTGATGATAAGGCTACCCAG AACAACCGTGTTGATGGGGTGTCATCTTCTAATCTTGTAACGTATGGGTACCATCAAGCGGGTCAGATGACCCCTCTGCATTCTATTTTCATGCACCAACAAGAGATTTCTCAGCTTGTTCAGCCTCAGGTCCCTTCACCTCATTTTGCACAATCAGTGTTGCTGCAAAAG GCTGTACCAGATAATTCACAGATGCCTACGCAGAATCATGTGCATCCATCTCAAGGTGTTCATGGCTTGGTAAGTTCTGATCTGAAGAGTGAATATCAAGTGCCTGCCAACGGACAGTCTTTTGGTCAAGGGTATGGAGATGTTCAAACTAGCCAAGGAGCACAATACGGATCTACACCATCGTCCACTGTGAATGAACAG GCAGTGGAATCTGGCAATGGAGATTATAATGGATCTAATCACTTGGAGAATAACATTCAAGACATTTCTTCACAGTTCCGTGATGCGCTAAGGCTTGACTCCCATGCCCATAATCAGAAACCCGAG GAAGTTAATGGCCAGGTTTCCCCTGATGAACACAATGGTGCTACATCCATTGTGGCTGAAACTCTATTCTCATCTGGGAAACCTGAGAGGAACTCAGAGAGTACTCTGCTTGATGAAAGGTCACTTTTGACATGCATCCTCCGAACTATACCAGCTGGTGGAAGAATCCGAATTAGTTCAACG CTTCCAAACCGTTTGGGCAAAATGCTAGCCCCTCTGCACTGGCATGATTACAGGAAAAAGTACGGGAAGCTGGATGATTTTGTTGCTAGCCATCTTGAG TTATTTGTGATAGAGGATGACTACATTCAAGTTAGAGAAGGTGCACAGAAAATTGTAGcagcatcagcagcagcagccaaAGTGGCAGCAGCAGCTGCAGCGTCGTCATCCTCAAACTCCATGTATGTGGCTATGACTCCTATGGCTCAGTCTCAGGGGTTAAAGAAGAATGACAACACAGTTCAAAGAGGTAGGCAGAGCTCTGATTATATGGGGAAGCAACAACGTAAGGTCTGA
- the LOC104763427 gene encoding F-box/FBD/LRR-repeat protein At5g53840-like: MVSRKKKPRSVEDRISHLPDHLISEILTRLSTKDAVRTSVLSTRWRNLWQLVPILDLDSRSEFRLFSEFVSFAGRFFDFHKDSCVQKLRLTTYDPDDKSYLTSWIDFVTRRRIQHLEINVVSCYYSFGDIPLSLYTCDTLVHLQLYRLTMVNVGCVSLPCVKILHLKYNHYPNEAILEKLISGSPVLEDLTIIRSSTENAKVLQVRSKTLKRIHVNEFVHVVIDAPLLQCLKTNLHLTKNITITNSGFPAKVDIDFGGAHDVGDPNGVSKRKVIRDILTDISRVRELVISLYFWKDIFPSFAPGPLLHFSYLSRLTATFCDSDLWMLPNLLKSCPKLESLILRLSANRLYIRGTKNNEPKFTFHTVVIPCVVSSLKFVELKSPIVGYEGEMELVRYFLKNSTILEKMSVTFSGYLRRKRVKATDAIFKELLAMPRSSSACQLLVV; encoded by the exons ATGGTGagtagaaagaaaaaaccacGATCAGTCGAAGATCGGATAAGCCACTTACCTGATCACTTGATATCTGAAATACTTACTCGTCTTTCTACTAAGGATGCTGTAAGAACAAGTGTTTTATCCACTAGATGGAGAAATCTTTGGCAATTGGTTCCTATATTGGATTTAGACTCCCGAAGTGAGTTCCGGTTGTTTAGCGAGTTTGTGAGTTTTGCTGGCAGGTTCTTTGATTTCCACAAAGACTCATGCGTACAAAAACTACGTTTAACTACTTATGATCCCGATGATAAGTCCTATCTCACCTCATGGATAGATTTTGTGACTAGGCGTAGGATTCAACATCTTGAAATTAATGTTGTTAGCTGTTACTATAGCTTCGGTGACATACCCCTGAGCTTGTATACTTGTGATACACTGGTACACTTACAACTGTATCGACTCACCATGGTTAACGTCGGCTGTGTTTCCTTACCTTGTGTGAAGATCCTCCATTTAAAGTATAATCACTATCCTAACGAGGCCATTTTGGAGAAACTTATCTCAGGTTCCCCAGTTCTAGAAGATTTGACCATCATCAGAAGTTCGACTGAAAACGCAAAGGTGTTACAAGTGCGTTCTAAGACGCTAAAGAGAATCCACGTAAACGAGTTTGTCCATGTTGTCATTGATGCTCCTCTTCTCCAGTGTCTAAAGACAAACCTCCATTTGACAAAAAACATCACGATCACCAATTCGGGTTTCCCAGCCAAAGTAGATATTGACTTTGGTGGTGCGCATGATGTGGGGGATCCAAATGGCGTATCCAAGAGAAAAGTGATTCGTGATATCCTCACTGATATTTCAAGGGTCAGGGAGCTAGTTATaagtttgtatttttggaaG GACATCTTTCCAAGTTTCGCACCTGGACCGTTGCTCCATTTTTCTTACTTGTCCAGATTGACCGCTACATTTTGTGACTCCGATCTATGGATGTTGCCAAATCTTCTTAAGAGCTGCCCAAAACTAGAATCTCTTATCTTG AGATTGTCTGCCAACCGCCTTTATATACGTGGTACGAAGAATAATGAACCAAAGTTCACGTTTCACACGGTAGTGATCCCGTGTGTGGTATCATCGCTCAAGTTTGTGGAATTGAAAAGTCCAATCGTAGGGTATGAAGGAGAAATGGAGCTAGTAAGATACTTCCTGAAGAATTCAACAATCCTCGAGAAAATGAGTGTGACATTTTCTGGTTATCTAAGGAGGAAAAGGGTAAAAGCCACGGATGCCATCTTCAAAGAACTCCTTGCAATGCCAAGATCATCTAGCGCTTGTCAACTACTTGTTGTTTAA